The genome window CGATAGGCATCTATATGAATCAAAGGAATCGGTCCATGATACTCTTGAATGAGGGCGAACGTCGGGCTAGTTACAGGCTCTTGCAGGTTCATGCCTTCGCCAAGAGCGCGAACGAAAAAGGTTTTTCCCGTCCCCAAAGCTCCGGTAAGCGCCAGCACGTCGCCGACTTGTACCGCCTTCCCCAACGCTTGCCCGCAGCGCCGCATCTGGTTTTGGTCGGAAATAGAGAGGGTTCTCATGACTCCTCCAAAGCACCTTGTATCTCTTCAGCAATACGTTGTGCTGCCTCCACAGGGTTCTGCGCGGTGAGAATGGGACGCCCGATCACTAGATAGCTCGCTCCGCGTCGAACGGCTTCGGCTGGGGTAAGCGTGCGCGCCTGGTCGTCGGCCATCCTCAGAGCCGGTCGCACCCCGGGTGTAATAAAGAGATGGCTGGGATCAGGAAAAGCAGCGCGCAGCGCGACAAGCTCCTGCGGAGAGGCCACGACGCCCCCACAACCGCTCTGGAAGGCAAGACGGGCTAGATGGACAACTAGCTCCTCCATCGGCTCGTCTATTCGTAACTCCTGCTTCAACACCGTTGGCGAGAGGCTGGTAAGCACGGTTACCCCCAACAATAGGGGCGGCTCTCGCTGCGCCTCTTGGGCTGCCTCTAGAGCAGCTTGGTAGGCCGCTTCTAGCATCTTGCTTCCTCCAAATGTGTGCAGTGTGATCGCCCACACCCCCAAACAGGCAAGTTTGCGAACGGCACCCACCACCGTGTTGGGAATGTCGTGAAGCTTCACATCGAGGAATATCTTTTTTGCGCCTGCAGCTTGTAAACGGGGCACAACGCTGGGGCCTTCGGCCATCAGCAGCTCAAGCCCCACTTTGAAAACCCCTACATGCTCGCGAAGACGCTCCACATGCCGAAGAGCTACATCGGCACTTGGTACATCCAGCGCACAGATAATCCGCTCCCTTGGGCTCACGCCTATCCTCCCATGGGCCAAAACTGATCCCAGGCCTGCCAGAAAGAATCGGCGCGCGAGCAGATAAGGCGCGACCCAATGCGCTCCACCCCTTTCTTCCCCAAAAAGTCGTTTGCCCTATCTGGCGTAGCCAGCTCGACCTCAAAGGTAACTGGTGGGTCGAATTTGAGAGGTTTTGGCCAGTCGCGCCGCGTGAGCGCGCTGTAGACTCGCCCCTCGATAAGCGCACAAGCATCGCTCGCCGGCAGATGACGGGCGCTAAAGCGCCCTAGTCCTATCTTTACTGGCGCTTGAACCACCTGAGGCCCTATCAACTCCGTTACCTCTTTACAGGTCGCTGCATCTCCTGACACAAAGACACAAGGGGTGTTGAAGTCGCCACAGATAGCCGCAATAATTCCCGACTCGCCCACCAACGTCCCGTTAATGCGAGCGTTGTACCAGCTTTGCGACGAAACTGTATGGCAGAGAACCCCATCTGGTGTTCCAGCCATCGCATGGGCGCCCACAAACAACGCTGCATCACAACCGGCCTCCAACGGAGCGATATAACGCGCCCATGGATAACCTAATACATACTCGGCACCGCTCTCAAGACGCTCCGGTATCAGGCTCTTAAAGCTCCACGGCCCGCCAGCCCCGTGGCCATCCACCACTACGATTTCCGTAGCTCCAGCCCGTTTGCAACCGCGTACGGCCGCGTTTACCTCTTCCGTATAGAGCCGACGCCCCTCCTCATAGAGAGGTGCTCCGCCGTTTACCTGTTCCCAAACGGAGATGCCGGCAACGCCTTCCATGTCACACCAAAGCATAACTCGCATAGGGCAAACTCCTTTCGTTAGACTGCCTCTGCTTTCAATCTGCCGTCTAAGTTTACCCCAGCCGTAGCAAAGCCAATTTTCACCTTGCTATGCAAGCACCGATAACACAGTTTTTGGGTTCGCGCATCCAAAATCCTTAGCATTTCCGAAACTTTCCCTTCGCATTTGTCGTATTCGTGAAGGAAAAACCTTTGCACAAACCACGATAGGCTCTCCCTTATGCGATAGTTTCTTGGCTTGAGGAACGTCTCGTTCACAGGGCCTTATCTATTCGGAGGAAAAAGGAGTCTCGAAACTTGTTCCTAGCGCGTTTTCATCGCCTACTGCGTCTTTGTTGGTACCTTGTCGGCCTCATGCTTACCTCTCTTGGAGGCTCTGTAGCAATCGCCCAGCAGACGATGCCCGAACCCCCTCTGTCTGCTCCCACTGGCGTCACCCCGCTGCCAACAACACCCCCGCCAACGAATCTGCAAGCGCCTGTTCCCGCACCTATTCGTCCTCTGCCCGAGCCGGCACATCCTCAACTGGTCTCTCCTACCTTACCGCAGGTGGAAGGGCGTGTCCCGCCCCACCCCATCACCCTCCAACAGGCCGTAGCGATCGGGCTAGCTAACAGCCGTGCGCTCGCTTTGGCCGTTGAAGCCCTCCAACAGGCTCACGGACGCACCGTGCAGGCGCGAGATGCTTTTAACCCAACGCTCACCGGCCAATTTACCTTTACCCACCTTGATGCCGGGCAATCCTTCCGACTCGGCCAACAGACCGTTACCATCGTGAACCAAGATCAGCGTCAGCTCCAGGCCGTGGCCTCTCTCCCTATAGACATTACCGGGCTCCTGCGCACGGCCAAAGATCAGGCACAATTTGAAGAGATCGCTGCGCGAATCGCCGTGAACCAAACCCAAAACGACACGGTTCTGGCCATTAAGAACGCCTTCTATAACGTGTTGCGAGCCCAGGCTCTTGTCGTCGTCGCAAAAGAGACCCTACAAAACGACCTCGATCGCCTTGCCGATGCCCAAAAAAAGCTCAAGGCGGGCACCGCAGCCCCTTTCGATGTGTTGAGCGCACAGACCGATGTGGCAAACGCTCAACAACAGCTGATTGCCGCACAAAGTAACGTTAGCCTCGCCATCGCGCAACTGAACAGCGCCCTCGGTATCGCTATAGATACCCCTCTTGAAGTCAGCGACGCTGGCGCCGTTGAAAACCCGCCCAATGTGCCCCCTCCCAGCGCCCTTCAACAGCTGGGCAACTTAGAGGTGCCCCAAAATATGGACACGAGCCAAGCTACTCATAGCTCACTATACCTTGGTAAAGACTACGACGCCCTTGTGCAGGAGGCTCTAAAAACACGTCCTGAAGTGCTCGCCGCCGACGCGCAGTTAGCGGCAGCCCGAAAAGGCATCCTGCTGGCACAAAAAAGCTATCTGCCCTCTGTTGCCGTCTCCGCTCAGGTGACTTACTCTCCAGATGCCGCGGGGTTTGCCCCCAAAACCACATCGGGCGCTTTGGTGCTGTCGGTCTCTATTCCACTCTACGACGGTGGCCAGGCCAGTGCCCAACTCGAACAGGCGCGTGCGCTCGTCGCGCAGGCAGAGACCCAGCGTCGCAACGCCATTGACCAGGTTGAACTCGATGTGCGTAGCGCTTATCTCAACCTGCTTCAAGCTCGCGATAGGGTGGCCGTAGCGAATCAGGCGCTCGCCGAAGCGCGCGAAAGCTATCGTTTAGCCACCGTGCGCTACACCAGTGGCGTCTCGCCCATCCTTGAAGTGAGCAATGCGCAGGCAGCCCTTACCCAAGCAGAACAAAATCAAGTGAATGCTCTCTACGACTACAACAACGCTCGTGCAGCCCTCGATCGCGCCGTAGGTCGCTACTCCTACACCCCACAAAGTGCTGGGTACCAAAATCAACCATCCCCTCACGCGCTTGGCCTGCCGAATCTGCCTACCGGAGGTCCCAAATGAACACGCTCCATAAAGCACAAAAAACCCTCATCCTTTACGTAATCGTTGGTCTGATAGGGCCGCTCCTCACCGGATGCTCGCATTCAAAGCCGACTGCTACACCGGCCACTCCCATGTCCGATACGAAAGCTGCCGTGCTCGTGCAGGTAACGCCCGCCCGCGTCGGTCCCATCGAACAGACAACCATCGTTACCGGAGTTCTCACAGCCCTTAACGACGTCACCGTGGGCGCTAAGGCCGCCGGTAAACTTGTGGCCCTCTACTACCGCGAAGGAGATAGTGTAAAAGCGGGCCAGGTGGTAGCTCAGCAGGATACTAGCGATCTACAGGCGCAACTCGACCAGCAGCTGGCCAATCTCCAAGCGGCCATCGCCCGACTCGACCAGGCTAAAGTGGAATATCACAGCGCGCTTACCAACCTGCAGCTTACTCAATCGCAAACGCAGCATGCCATTGCCCAAGCGCAAGCCGCCCTGAACGCTGCCAAAGAGCAGGCCAAAATCGTGGAGGAAGGAGCACGCTCCGAAGACCGCGAGCAAGCCCGTCAAAAGATGTTAGCGGCAAAAGCCGCCTACGACCAAGCTCGTTCTGATCTACAGCGCTACGAAAGCCTCTACCGTCAAAACGCTATCTCGGCTCAGCAGCTCGATCAGGCTCAAACGGCCGCCGACCAGGCGCAGGCCAACTATATCGCCGCCCAGCAGGCCTACGACGAAATTCAGGCGGGCAATCGCCCCGAAGAGATCAAAAGCGCCCAGTACAACGTGGAGCAGGCCGAGCAAGCCCTCCAAACCGCATTGGCCAACCGTGATCAGATTAAGTTGCGCCAAGAGGATGTAAAAAACGCACAAGCCGCCATTCAGACGGCACAGGCGCAGGTGGACCAAGCCAAAGCTGCGGTTGCCTACGCTCGACAACAGCTTGAAGATACCACCATCACCAGCCCTATCTCCGGTGTGGTTGCAGCGCGCCTTGCAGAGCCAGGAGAACAGCTCGCAGCTGGAAAATCCGTGCTTGAAATCGTCTCTTTGGAAAACATCTACTTCGATGCCCAGCTGCCCGAATCTCAGTTTGAAAAGGTGCACATCGGCCAACCTGTAACCGTCACAGTGGATGCTTTGCCAGGCAAAACGTTTCAAGGGCGGGTTAGTAAACTCTTTCCGGTGGCCTCCGCACAGGCCAGAAGCTTCACCGTGCGTATCTCGTTGCCCAACGACAGCCATCAACTACGCCCTCAGATGTTTGCAAGAGGCACCATTGTGCTCGACGTGCATCCTCACGCAGTGCTTGTGCCTTATCTCTCCGTTCTCAATCCAGCCGACGGCATGGGCACGGTGTTTGTTGTGGAAAACAACGTTGCACACCAACGCAAAGTACAGCTCGGTTTCGTCACTCCAGACAAGATAGAGATTCGCAGTGGCGTTTCTGCCGGCGAGGCGGTGGTAACCCAAGGTCAGACGCAGTTGCAAGACGGTATGAAAGTACAGATCGAATCTCCAAACACATCCTCCTCGAATCCGGAATGAACTTCGTTTGAAGAAGGGGAGTGAGCAGTGCTCACTCCCCTTCTATTTTGACATCTCGACGCTGGTACCACAGCGCCTCCAATTTCCCTAAAACGGCCTATCAGGAAGAGGCGGTTGATCGTCCGGAGGCGGCGGTGGCGGTGGCCCTTGATCGCCAGGAGGAGGTGGCGGCTGTCCGCCCGGCATCTCGAAGTGGAACGTAAAGGGCTTGCCCGTCATCTGCTGCCACTGCGCCAGTTGGTCGGGCGTAAGCAGAGCCAGTACCTTCTTCCCGGCTTCCATACGCTGCTGATAAAGCTTCTGCTCTAGCTGGACAAATTGGGCACCAAAGCCGCCAGGCCTTCCCCTAAAGGGACGTTGTGGAGGTCCACCAGGGCCACCAGGAGGCGGAGGGGCCCCCTGATTGTTTGGTGGTGGGCCAGGAGGTCCGCCTGGAGGACCATTAAAGCGGTTGTTCCCACCGCGGTTGAAGAGAGACGACATGGTTTGTCGCGTGGTCTGCTGATACTGCTGCCATATCTGTTGGATCTCCTGACGCTGCTGATCGTTCAGATTTAACTTCGCCGCCAGCTTATCGTCGGCAAGCGCTAAAGCGGTGCGCCACTGCAGATCGAGCTGCTGCAGACGGCTCTGCTGATCGTCCGTAAGCACCTGGGAGAGCTGTTTTTGCTCCTCGTCCTGCAGCTCTTGCTGTAGCGCGGCCATCGCACTTTGACGCTTCTGGAAAAGCTCTTGACGCTCTTCTGGCGTCATATTGTTAAAGTCGGAGGGATTGGGAGGAGGATTTTGCTGCATCCAATCGCGAATCTTCTGCTGGCGTTGTGCTGCCATATCGCGTAGAATCTGCCCGATCTTCTGCCGTTGGTCTTGGCTCAGCCCCAGCTCCTGTTGCACATCAGGCCTCTGTAACAAAGCCATCGCATTGGACTGACGGGGGTCCATCATAAAACCACCGGGTCCGAAGCGAAAGCCCATCTGTCCTCCAAAGCCGCGCCCCTGTCTTCCTGGAAAGCCTCCTGGGCCTGGCGGCGGCCCGCCTTGTCCAAACCCTTGTGCGCCGCATGCCACCGTGGCCACACTCCATCCTAACCCGAAAGCCACACTGGCAAGGCGCAACCATCGGAAATGGTGTTCTTTCATCGTCTTATCCTCCACAAGTCTCAGGTCGTTTTCAGTAAATGCTTTG of Chthonomonas calidirosea T49 contains these proteins:
- a CDS encoding TolC family protein — translated: MFLARFHRLLRLCWYLVGLMLTSLGGSVAIAQQTMPEPPLSAPTGVTPLPTTPPPTNLQAPVPAPIRPLPEPAHPQLVSPTLPQVEGRVPPHPITLQQAVAIGLANSRALALAVEALQQAHGRTVQARDAFNPTLTGQFTFTHLDAGQSFRLGQQTVTIVNQDQRQLQAVASLPIDITGLLRTAKDQAQFEEIAARIAVNQTQNDTVLAIKNAFYNVLRAQALVVVAKETLQNDLDRLADAQKKLKAGTAAPFDVLSAQTDVANAQQQLIAAQSNVSLAIAQLNSALGIAIDTPLEVSDAGAVENPPNVPPPSALQQLGNLEVPQNMDTSQATHSSLYLGKDYDALVQEALKTRPEVLAADAQLAAARKGILLAQKSYLPSVAVSAQVTYSPDAAGFAPKTTSGALVLSVSIPLYDGGQASAQLEQARALVAQAETQRRNAIDQVELDVRSAYLNLLQARDRVAVANQALAEARESYRLATVRYTSGVSPILEVSNAQAALTQAEQNQVNALYDYNNARAALDRAVGRYSYTPQSAGYQNQPSPHALGLPNLPTGGPK
- the pyrF gene encoding orotidine-5'-phosphate decarboxylase; this encodes MSPRERIICALDVPSADVALRHVERLREHVGVFKVGLELLMAEGPSVVPRLQAAGAKKIFLDVKLHDIPNTVVGAVRKLACLGVWAITLHTFGGSKMLEAAYQAALEAAQEAQREPPLLLGVTVLTSLSPTVLKQELRIDEPMEELVVHLARLAFQSGCGGVVASPQELVALRAAFPDPSHLFITPGVRPALRMADDQARTLTPAEAVRRGASYLVIGRPILTAQNPVEAAQRIAEEIQGALEES
- a CDS encoding efflux RND transporter periplasmic adaptor subunit, whose protein sequence is MNTLHKAQKTLILYVIVGLIGPLLTGCSHSKPTATPATPMSDTKAAVLVQVTPARVGPIEQTTIVTGVLTALNDVTVGAKAAGKLVALYYREGDSVKAGQVVAQQDTSDLQAQLDQQLANLQAAIARLDQAKVEYHSALTNLQLTQSQTQHAIAQAQAALNAAKEQAKIVEEGARSEDREQARQKMLAAKAAYDQARSDLQRYESLYRQNAISAQQLDQAQTAADQAQANYIAAQQAYDEIQAGNRPEEIKSAQYNVEQAEQALQTALANRDQIKLRQEDVKNAQAAIQTAQAQVDQAKAAVAYARQQLEDTTITSPISGVVAARLAEPGEQLAAGKSVLEIVSLENIYFDAQLPESQFEKVHIGQPVTVTVDALPGKTFQGRVSKLFPVASAQARSFTVRISLPNDSHQLRPQMFARGTIVLDVHPHAVLVPYLSVLNPADGMGTVFVVENNVAHQRKVQLGFVTPDKIEIRSGVSAGEAVVTQGQTQLQDGMKVQIESPNTSSSNPE
- a CDS encoding M55 family metallopeptidase; its protein translation is MRVMLWCDMEGVAGISVWEQVNGGAPLYEEGRRLYTEEVNAAVRGCKRAGATEIVVVDGHGAGGPWSFKSLIPERLESGAEYVLGYPWARYIAPLEAGCDAALFVGAHAMAGTPDGVLCHTVSSQSWYNARINGTLVGESGIIAAICGDFNTPCVFVSGDAATCKEVTELIGPQVVQAPVKIGLGRFSARHLPASDACALIEGRVYSALTRRDWPKPLKFDPPVTFEVELATPDRANDFLGKKGVERIGSRLICSRADSFWQAWDQFWPMGG